The Bubalus bubalis isolate 160015118507 breed Murrah chromosome 1, NDDB_SH_1, whole genome shotgun sequence genome includes a region encoding these proteins:
- the LOC112586286 gene encoding keratin-associated protein 21-1-like: MCCNYYGNSCGYGCGKSYSCGFSPYYGCGYGTRYGCGYGSGYGCGYGTGYGCGFGPYYGYGYGTRYGCGYGSGYGSYWPVCYRRCYSSCF, translated from the coding sequence ATGTGTTGTAACTACTACGGCAACTCCTGTGGCTATGGCTGTGGAAAGAGCTACAGCTGTGGGTTCAGCCCCTATTATGGCTGTGGATATGGAACCAGATATGGCTGTGGATACGGCTCAGGATATGGCTGTGGATATGGGACAGGATATGGCTGTGGATTTGGCCCCTATTATGGCTATGGCTACGGAACCAGATATGGCTGTGGATATGGCTCTGGCTATGGCAGCTACTGGCCAGTTTGCTACAGGAGATGTTATTCTTCTTGCTTCTAG
- the LOC102395259 gene encoding keratin-associated protein 6-2-like, whose amino-acid sequence MCCNYCGNSCGYGCGNSYSCGLRRYYGCGYGTRYGCGYGTGCGYGSGYGCGFSPYYGCGYSSRYGCGYGTRYGCGYGSCCGCGYGSG is encoded by the coding sequence ATGTGTTGTAACTACTGCGGCAACTCCTGTGGCTATGGCTGTGGAAACAGCTACAGCTGTGGATTGAGACGCTATTATGGCTGTGGTTATGGAACCAGATATGGCTGTGGATATGGGACTGGCTGTGGATATGGTTCAGGATATGGTTGTGGATTTAGCCCCTATTATGGCTGTGGATACAGCTCCCGTTATGGCTGCGGTTATGGAACCAGATATGGCTGTGGATATGGCTCCTGCTGTGGCTGTGGATATGGCTCTGGCTAA